A region of the Candidatus Methylacidiphilales bacterium genome:
ATTTTTTGTTGTCCTTTACCGTCATAGCCAAAATCGCAAGTTTTCAATACTGCAGGAAGACCGATTTCTTTAACTGCTGCACGAAGAGCCTCCTCACTTTCGACAATTCGATAATTCACAGTCGGAAATCCCGAGCTTGAAAGAAAGTTCTTTTCGCGTTCCCGATTTTGCGCGATGTAGAGAATCCGCGGATCCGGATAGCATGGCCGCAGCTTCTGAACGTATTGCAATGTGGAAAGCGGAATATTTTCAAACTCGTAGGTGATGCAATCCACCGATTCCGCAAATTCTCTTAATACTTCCTCATCATCAAACGGTGCGATAAACTCACGATCTGAAATTTGCCCTGAGGGGCTATCCAAAGAAGGATCAAAAGTGTGCACACGGTAACCCATTCTACGGGCTTGAAGCGCAAACATTCGCCCGAGCTGTCCACCGCCTATTAATCCAAGCGTAGCACCAGGAAGAATAGGTTTCCTCATAGCTTCTGCTTCAAGACGCGCTCCGTCTGCTTTTTTCGATAATCCGCAAGACGTTTTGCTAGCGTTGGATTCTCTAGACTCAGTATAGCAACGGCTGCGAGAGCTGCATTGATCGCGCCAGATTGGCCGATAGCAAAGGTCGCAACAGGAATCCCGGCTGGCATCTGAGCGATCGACAACAAAGAATCAAGCCCCTTCAAAGCACGAGACTCCACAGGCACACCTAGCACCGGCAAGGGCGTGAGCGAAGCCGTCATGCCCGGCAGATGAGCGGCTCCACCGGCTCCAGCTATCAGAATTTTCAAGCCTCGAGAAGCTGCGGCAGTTGCATACGCATACAACTTTTGAGGAGTGCGATGCGCGGAAACAATTTGTTTTTCATAAGGAATATCAAAAAGCTCCAAAGTCTGTGCTGCGTGTTGCATGGTAGGCCAATCCGATATCGAGCCCATAATAATGCCCACTAGCGGAGCGCGCTTCTGTTTCGCAGACATAAAATTTCAGCCTGAAGCGAGGATATCTTCGATACTTCTTAAAATTCCCTCAACAGGCCAAAGTCGCCCTATACCCTCGTATCCACAGGCCAGCAAACCCTCATCCGGTCCGATGAAACGAACGCCTCGAGTGCGAAGAAGCTCCACATTTTGCTGAGTCGCTGGATGAAGCCACATTTTGCCGTTCATCGCCGGCGCCAAGAGAGTGGGGGCTTGCGTTGCTAGAAGAATTGAGGTGAGAAGATCAGATGCAAAGCCATGAGCATATTGAGCGATGAGATGCGCCGTAGCAGGAGCGACGACGATAAGATCGGCCCAATCCGCAATCTCTATATGTAAGGGGATTGGGCGAAGCTCCCATTCTGCTTCATCAGTGTAGGCAGGGTTGCGGGTTAAAGAAGCTAAGGAGAGTGGCGAAATAAAACGAGTAGCTTGCTGCGAAAAAACAGCTTGCACCGCATGCCCTTGCTTGGTGAGTGCACTGGCAATCTCCGCAGCGCGAAAAGCGGCGATAGACCCCGTGATGCCCAATACGATCCGGCTCATGATGGAGTCAAGTGAAGGGTGAGACGCTTGCTGAGATAACGTTCAGCACGAACTATAGCACGAAACTTTTGAAGATCTTCCTCTGTTGAGCCACTGAGGATGGTGTATCGAAAAAGAGGCCACTGGCTCATTTCATATCGTCCAGTCTCAAGGCGGCGTTGGATCTCTTCTTCAGTCTCTGTGCCGCGCTTGCGAAGCCGCCGCTCTAGCTCTGCAAGGGTCGGTGGCATGATAAAAACATCGACTAGCGCGTTTCGAATTTTGGGATCTGGATTATTACGAATTGAGGCAGCTCCTTGCACATCGATATCGAGTAGGACATCAACACCACGATCGAGAATATCGAGCACGTATTTTTTTAACGTGCCGTAGTAATGATTGTGAACGCGCGCATACTCGAGCATTTCGCCGTTTTCGACTTTTTTGAGAAATTCTTCTTGGCTTAGAAAATAATAATCCTCTCCGTGTATCTCTCCCGGCCGCGGCGGTCGTGTCGTGCAGGAGACAGAATAGTAAAGATCGGGGGTGTGACGCATGTTGTCACAAAGCGTGCTCTTCCCTGTGCCGGAAGGAGCAGAGACGACAAAAAGAATTCCTTCCCGGGTGAAAGAATGAGCTTGCGGCGCAGATTGCATGCGAAAATTAAGTTAGGTGTTTTTGCACAAGAGCGGCTAAAGTTTTTCCATCAGCGCGCCCTTCGGTCTTTGCTTGCAGGGCTTTCATGACTTCGCCCATTTGTTTTTTGGATGTAGCACCGAGTGCTCGGATCGTCTCTTGAACGAGCGACTCGAGCTCCTCATGGGATAAGGCCGGGGGCAAGTAGGATTGGAGGATATCGAGCTCTTTGCGTTCTTTATCAGCTAGGTCGGTGCGGCCACCCTGGGTGTAGCTGGTGATGGCATCGTGACGTTTTTTAATTTCTTTACGTATCACTGCAATCACATCTGCATCAGTGGGAACAGTGTCTGCCCCGCTTTTTTGGATCGCATCATATTTGATGGCTGACTTGAGCATGCGCAACACTTCAAGTGTGTGGGTCTCTTTTTGGCGCATGGCTTGCTTAAGGTCGTTGTCGATTTTTTGCAGTAAACTCATG
Encoded here:
- the purE gene encoding 5-(carboxyamino)imidazole ribonucleotide mutase, with the protein product MSAKQKRAPLVGIIMGSISDWPTMQHAAQTLELFDIPYEKQIVSAHRTPQKLYAYATAAASRGLKILIAGAGGAAHLPGMTASLTPLPVLGVPVESRALKGLDSLLSIAQMPAGIPVATFAIGQSGAINAALAAVAILSLENPTLAKRLADYRKKQTERVLKQKL
- a CDS encoding GatB/YqeY domain-containing protein, yielding MSLLQKIDNDLKQAMRQKETHTLEVLRMLKSAIKYDAIQKSGADTVPTDADVIAVIRKEIKKRHDAITSYTQGGRTDLADKERKELDILQSYLPPALSHEELESLVQETIRALGATSKKQMGEVMKALQAKTEGRADGKTLAALVQKHLT
- a CDS encoding phosphopantothenoylcysteine synthase, producing the protein MSRIVLGITGSIAAFRAAEIASALTKQGHAVQAVFSQQATRFISPLSLASLTRNPAYTDEAEWELRPIPLHIEIADWADLIVVAPATAHLIAQYAHGFASDLLTSILLATQAPTLLAPAMNGKMWLHPATQQNVELLRTRGVRFIGPDEGLLACGYEGIGRLWPVEGILRSIEDILASG
- the gmk gene encoding guanylate kinase, giving the protein MQSAPQAHSFTREGILFVVSAPSGTGKSTLCDNMRHTPDLYYSVSCTTRPPRPGEIHGEDYYFLSQEEFLKKVENGEMLEYARVHNHYYGTLKKYVLDILDRGVDVLLDIDVQGAASIRNNPDPKIRNALVDVFIMPPTLAELERRLRKRGTETEEEIQRRLETGRYEMSQWPLFRYTILSGSTEEDLQKFRAIVRAERYLSKRLTLHLTPS